The proteins below are encoded in one region of Sphingobium yanoikuyae:
- a CDS encoding PepSY domain-containing protein: protein MKRMPTALAAALIGSIATMLPAAPAAKLKGSQYAAQSKLSLAAARMAALKLRPGTITDQELEKEKGGSGLRYSFDIMSKGRAYEVGIDAVTGKPLENVPEGHNPD, encoded by the coding sequence ATGAAAAGGATGCCAACCGCCCTGGCGGCTGCCCTGATTGGCAGCATTGCCACGATGCTGCCCGCCGCGCCCGCTGCAAAACTCAAGGGCAGCCAATATGCTGCTCAATCCAAGCTCTCGCTCGCTGCTGCGCGGATGGCGGCGCTCAAGCTGCGCCCCGGCACGATAACCGATCAGGAACTGGAAAAGGAAAAGGGCGGCAGCGGACTGCGCTATTCCTTCGACATCATGAGCAAGGGACGGGCCTATGAAGTGGGCATCGACGCCGTGACGGGCAAACCGCTCGAAAATGTGCCTGAAGGCCATAACCCGGATTGA
- a CDS encoding response regulator transcription factor: MKLLLLEDDETTRVHLERVLTAAGHVLDVCDNGRDAIFLGSSGDHAVLILDRMVPGLDGLAVLKALRAAGVRAPALFLTAMNGVEDRVEGLEAGADDYLAKPFAATELLARVNALARRPPIAETVSVLEVSDLSLDRIKRTVLRGGNRIELQAQEFKLLEYLMLHAGEIVTRTMLLENVWSFHFDPRTNIIESHVSRLRAKVDRGFGRELIQTVRGAGYRIDDV; this comes from the coding sequence ATGAAGCTGCTGCTGCTCGAGGATGATGAAACGACGCGCGTCCATCTCGAGCGCGTCCTGACTGCTGCCGGTCATGTGCTGGATGTGTGCGACAATGGCCGCGATGCGATCTTCCTGGGATCAAGCGGGGACCATGCCGTCCTCATTCTCGACCGAATGGTACCGGGCCTTGACGGATTGGCGGTCTTGAAAGCGCTGCGCGCAGCTGGCGTGAGAGCGCCAGCCCTGTTCCTCACCGCCATGAATGGCGTCGAAGACCGCGTCGAGGGGCTTGAAGCGGGCGCAGATGACTATCTCGCCAAACCTTTCGCCGCGACCGAACTGCTTGCCCGCGTCAATGCGCTGGCGCGTCGTCCGCCCATCGCCGAAACAGTTTCCGTTCTTGAGGTCTCCGATCTCAGCCTGGACAGGATCAAGCGAACGGTGCTCCGAGGCGGTAATCGGATCGAATTGCAGGCGCAGGAATTCAAGCTGCTCGAATATCTGATGCTGCATGCCGGGGAGATCGTCACAAGGACGATGCTCCTCGAAAATGTCTGGTCATTCCATTTTGATCCGAGAACCAACATCATCGAAAGCCATGTCAGTCGGCTGCGCGCCAAGGTCGATCGCGGATTTGGCAGGGAACTGATCCAGACCGTGCGCGGGGCGGGATATCGTATCGATGACGTTTGA
- a CDS encoding sensor histidine kinase translates to MTFEAVLRAPLRSAAFRFAVLLALIFAIGAGALLFTVRSQIGHYAAEATSGRLKAEVAILGGEYAQLGQSGLTDAIARHQSVGDDAQFHYLLVDAQRRRLAGDLPVSAARVGTYALEMVEHDSGPVSGRLETLTALGTSLPDGLTLVVATDNFDVLDLRSRLLAFTLLSGVGITLFVLVGGFLAAVLFLRRLERVNLAVSRIVEGEREERLPMIGFGPEFDGLAHNLNIMLDRNEAAMEALRQVSTDIAHDLRTPLTRLHQQLEQMRDADPIEPAAVEAALAQTSGLLATFNALLRIGTVEGGIGRRRFKAVDLSELMDRIQQLYEPVAEDGDHHLLADHAGNILIHGDGELLTQLVINLIENALVHTPAGTRITSRLRYQDTSPVIEICDDGPGIPADEREKVFGRFYRLDASRNTEGSGLGLALVAAIANLHQAHCTICEDSAGMCVQVTFPTLQPQG, encoded by the coding sequence ATGACGTTTGAAGCCGTGCTGCGTGCGCCCTTGCGTAGCGCGGCGTTTCGATTTGCCGTGCTGCTGGCCCTGATCTTTGCGATCGGGGCTGGGGCACTTCTGTTCACTGTTCGGAGCCAGATTGGACATTATGCAGCCGAGGCGACGAGCGGCCGATTGAAGGCGGAAGTTGCCATCCTTGGCGGCGAATATGCGCAGCTAGGACAATCGGGCCTGACCGATGCCATCGCGCGCCACCAGAGCGTGGGCGATGACGCGCAATTTCACTATCTGCTGGTCGATGCGCAGCGGCGGCGTCTTGCCGGCGACCTGCCGGTCAGCGCGGCCCGGGTTGGCACATATGCGCTCGAAATGGTTGAGCATGACAGCGGCCCGGTCAGCGGTCGGTTGGAGACGCTGACGGCGCTGGGGACGAGCCTACCGGACGGCCTGACGCTGGTCGTCGCCACCGACAATTTCGATGTGCTGGATCTGCGCAGTCGCCTCCTTGCCTTCACCCTGCTCAGCGGGGTGGGCATTACGCTGTTCGTTCTGGTGGGCGGTTTCCTGGCGGCCGTCCTATTCCTGCGGCGCCTGGAACGCGTAAATCTGGCGGTAAGCCGGATTGTCGAAGGCGAGCGGGAGGAGCGATTGCCGATGATCGGCTTTGGCCCGGAATTTGACGGGCTCGCCCACAATCTCAACATCATGCTCGATCGCAACGAGGCGGCTATGGAGGCCCTCCGCCAGGTTTCCACCGACATAGCCCACGACCTGCGTACCCCCCTCACAAGGCTGCACCAGCAACTGGAGCAGATGCGGGATGCCGATCCGATCGAGCCGGCGGCAGTGGAGGCAGCGCTGGCACAGACATCGGGCCTGCTTGCCACATTCAACGCCCTTCTGCGCATTGGCACCGTGGAGGGAGGAATTGGGCGCAGGCGGTTCAAGGCCGTGGATTTGAGCGAACTCATGGATCGGATCCAGCAACTCTATGAGCCTGTTGCGGAAGATGGCGACCACCATCTCCTTGCCGACCATGCCGGAAATATTCTGATCCATGGCGATGGCGAGTTGCTTACCCAATTGGTGATCAACCTCATCGAAAACGCCCTCGTTCATACGCCTGCCGGCACACGGATCACCTCACGACTCCGCTATCAGGATACTTCGCCTGTCATCGAGATCTGCGATGATGGCCCAGGCATACCAGCAGACGAGCGGGAAAAGGTGTTCGGTCGCTTCTATCGCCTGGATGCCAGTCGCAACACCGAGGGCTCCGGATTGGGGCTGGCGCTCGTGGCCGCGATAGCGAACTTGCATCAAGCACATTGCACAATCTGTGAGGATAGTGCCGGCATGTGTGTGCAAGTCACCTTTCCGACGCTTCAGCCCCAAGGATGA
- a CDS encoding glycosyltransferase — MSSLTIILPFFNEEGWIDKTVQTLAIQSDIRFRLLLIDNGSTDNGTEQAREAARSLGSRAEILSCPTPGKIHAMALGLSRVETAFVAICDADTEYPIDYVKRILDLFTGDPEAASVMAIDLYAPLESAESRKRTDFILRKSRRFSAKCHAGGYAQAYRTDALRAAGGFDAKRWPYVLEDHEIVHRVMTHGRAIYDRDHVCFPSARRSCRKAVSWTRAERLIYRYTPRFALDWYFYTFLGRRLAARNGTGDALRMKDWPAQRP, encoded by the coding sequence ATGTCCTCGCTGACCATCATTCTGCCTTTCTTCAATGAGGAAGGCTGGATCGACAAGACGGTTCAGACCCTTGCGATTCAAAGTGATATTCGTTTCCGACTGCTTCTTATCGACAATGGCTCGACTGACAACGGCACCGAACAAGCGCGCGAGGCAGCCCGATCTCTCGGATCCAGGGCAGAGATATTGTCGTGCCCGACCCCCGGGAAAATTCACGCCATGGCGCTTGGCCTGTCGAGGGTTGAGACCGCCTTTGTGGCGATCTGTGATGCGGACACGGAATATCCGATCGACTATGTAAAGCGCATCCTCGACCTGTTTACGGGCGATCCGGAAGCGGCCTCGGTGATGGCCATCGACCTTTATGCGCCGCTGGAGAGCGCTGAGTCACGAAAACGGACCGATTTCATCCTGCGCAAGAGCCGACGTTTCTCGGCGAAATGTCATGCCGGTGGCTATGCCCAGGCCTATCGCACGGATGCCTTGCGGGCAGCAGGCGGCTTCGACGCCAAACGATGGCCCTATGTCCTTGAGGATCATGAAATCGTGCATCGCGTGATGACGCATGGCCGCGCCATCTACGACCGGGATCATGTCTGTTTTCCCTCAGCGCGGCGATCATGCCGCAAGGCCGTAAGCTGGACACGGGCCGAACGGCTGATCTACCGCTACACGCCGCGATTTGCCCTGGACTGGTATTTCTACACTTTCCTCGGCCGGCGTCTTGCGGCACGCAACGGCACGGGCGATGCCCTGCGCATGAAAGACTGGCCTGCCCAACGCCCATGA
- a CDS encoding lipopolysaccharide biosynthesis protein, protein MIERATVTGRIFRGLGLVLGGKAGAGLISLVYLVIAARALGPHDYGILVLVHAYVTAICGIVEFPAWQAIVRYGAEARQEGASHRLARLLRFGAKVELAGGVAAIIAAMLLAPWVGPHLGWPPETMAFAIPYSFAVLGSVRSTPAGYLQLIDRFDLIGLHNMVQPLVRLCGASLALLFGWGLKGFLAAWLLAAIAEFAVLWGMGLICAYTRLGAVLIRPQAGNVASENAGIWRFLVASNADVTLAELAGRLAPLIVGWVMGPAVAGLFAVAQRATVIISQPAQILGNTAYAELAGMVASGQGGAPLRRTLVRVILIAIAAALPVVILAALFPTMMVTLLAGSAFQAAGAVMVVLIIARVIALVGPPCSSALSAMGYPALSMSANLFASLIFLPALPWLLGSFGLMGAGIQAVGQALIASLLLGGLAWHRSLSQ, encoded by the coding sequence ATGATCGAACGAGCAACCGTTACAGGGCGTATTTTCAGGGGATTGGGACTTGTGCTCGGCGGCAAGGCCGGCGCCGGGCTCATCAGTCTCGTCTATCTTGTCATCGCCGCGCGCGCCCTGGGGCCGCATGACTATGGCATATTGGTTCTCGTCCATGCCTATGTGACGGCGATATGCGGCATCGTCGAATTTCCGGCCTGGCAGGCGATCGTGCGCTATGGCGCGGAGGCGCGACAGGAAGGGGCATCGCACCGCCTCGCACGTCTGCTTCGTTTCGGTGCCAAGGTCGAACTGGCGGGCGGCGTCGCGGCGATCATCGCCGCCATGCTGCTGGCGCCCTGGGTCGGACCACATCTGGGCTGGCCGCCCGAAACCATGGCTTTCGCCATTCCTTACAGCTTCGCCGTGCTGGGATCGGTGCGCTCTACGCCGGCGGGCTATCTGCAACTGATCGACCGCTTCGACCTTATCGGCCTGCACAATATGGTCCAGCCGCTCGTGCGCCTGTGCGGAGCCTCGCTGGCGCTGCTGTTCGGCTGGGGGCTCAAGGGCTTCCTCGCTGCCTGGCTGCTGGCCGCCATCGCCGAGTTCGCGGTACTCTGGGGCATGGGGCTTATCTGTGCCTACACAAGACTGGGCGCGGTCCTGATCCGTCCACAGGCGGGTAATGTGGCAAGCGAAAATGCCGGCATCTGGCGGTTCCTGGTGGCCAGCAATGCCGATGTCACGCTAGCGGAACTGGCTGGGCGGCTCGCACCGCTGATCGTCGGCTGGGTCATGGGGCCTGCCGTCGCCGGGCTTTTCGCGGTCGCCCAGCGCGCGACCGTGATCATCTCGCAGCCGGCACAGATATTGGGGAACACCGCCTATGCCGAACTGGCAGGGATGGTTGCCTCCGGCCAAGGCGGCGCACCGCTCCGCCGCACGCTTGTGCGCGTCATTCTGATCGCGATCGCCGCGGCCTTGCCCGTGGTCATCCTGGCGGCGCTTTTCCCGACCATGATGGTTACCCTGCTGGCGGGCAGCGCGTTCCAGGCGGCCGGCGCGGTCATGGTGGTTCTGATCATTGCGCGGGTAATCGCGCTGGTCGGACCGCCCTGCAGTTCTGCGCTTTCCGCTATGGGATATCCGGCCCTGTCGATGAGCGCGAACCTCTTTGCGAGCCTCATTTTCCTGCCGGCGCTGCCCTGGTTGCTCGGGTCGTTCGGGCTGATGGGCGCAGGGATACAGGCCGTTGGTCAGGCCCTGATTGCCAGTCTCCTGCTGGGCGGCCTGGCCTGGCACCGGAGCCTGTCGCAGTGA
- a CDS encoding glycosyltransferase family 4 protein has protein sequence MRIAYVINSVEGGGAAQPVPAIADVLRAGGAQVRLFALRPSDRRGLPAIIEAGLLPRVREGGTGDHLAAALWLRRELMDWGATHIWTSLSRATILGLIIGPSLGLPVVCWQHAAFLKPWNERLMRLLAPRAALWVGDSQSVTDLTQHRLQVPDERLRCWPIYAVDPAMPQASPWQAGEPIRIGSLGRLHRVKGYDILIAALAQIKARGLATPPFSLAIAGEGSERGRLEMLARNAGVDVEFAGFTDAPKSFLAGLHLYVQPSRSEGFCIAAHEAMAAGLPVIASAVGEMPYSIMPGVSGLTCAPADTDALAHALETLLATPSRLEEMGQAARNLVNQRYSRERFERTGTAILTHIRQAHA, from the coding sequence ATGCGCATTGCCTATGTCATCAATTCGGTCGAAGGCGGCGGCGCTGCGCAGCCCGTGCCCGCCATAGCCGACGTGCTGCGCGCCGGCGGCGCGCAGGTGCGGTTGTTCGCGCTTCGGCCAAGCGACAGGCGCGGCTTGCCCGCGATTATCGAGGCGGGGCTGCTTCCGCGCGTTCGGGAAGGCGGGACAGGCGATCATCTGGCGGCCGCCTTGTGGCTACGGCGGGAACTGATGGACTGGGGCGCGACCCATATCTGGACGTCGCTCAGCCGTGCCACGATCCTTGGTCTCATTATCGGGCCTTCCCTCGGACTTCCGGTCGTCTGCTGGCAGCATGCTGCCTTCCTCAAGCCCTGGAATGAAAGGCTGATGCGCCTCCTGGCGCCCAGGGCGGCTTTGTGGGTGGGGGATTCGCAGTCCGTCACCGATCTGACGCAGCATCGACTCCAGGTTCCGGACGAGCGGCTACGCTGCTGGCCCATCTACGCCGTCGATCCAGCCATGCCGCAGGCATCCCCATGGCAGGCCGGCGAGCCGATCCGCATCGGTTCTTTGGGACGGCTTCATCGGGTCAAGGGCTATGACATCTTGATCGCGGCCCTGGCGCAAATCAAGGCTCGGGGCCTTGCCACGCCTCCATTCTCGCTGGCGATCGCGGGTGAGGGGAGCGAGCGCGGTCGCCTGGAGATGCTGGCTCGCAACGCAGGGGTCGATGTCGAATTCGCCGGATTTACCGATGCCCCCAAGAGCTTCCTCGCCGGACTGCATCTCTATGTTCAGCCGTCACGATCCGAAGGCTTTTGCATCGCCGCGCATGAGGCGATGGCGGCCGGGCTGCCGGTGATCGCTTCAGCGGTCGGGGAAATGCCCTATTCGATCATGCCGGGCGTCAGCGGCCTGACCTGCGCACCGGCAGATACTGATGCTCTCGCCCATGCGCTGGAGACCCTGCTTGCTACGCCTTCAAGGCTTGAAGAAATGGGGCAGGCCGCACGAAACCTGGTGAACCAGCGCTACTCAAGAGAGCGTTTCGAAAGAACAGGTACAGCCATTCTCACCCATATCCGCCAAGCGCACGCCTGA
- a CDS encoding DUF6961 family protein: protein MERWAEALAVDRQYGAGAAEFIAGRVKDLAIKGDEAGVMRWLAIADCLDVLAAGGTIQ, encoded by the coding sequence ATGGAACGCTGGGCCGAAGCGCTGGCCGTGGATCGTCAATATGGCGCTGGGGCGGCGGAGTTCATCGCTGGACGCGTGAAAGATCTCGCCATCAAGGGTGACGAAGCCGGCGTCATGCGCTGGCTTGCAATCGCCGATTGCCTCGATGTCCTTGCGGCTGGAGGTACGATCCAGTGA
- a CDS encoding SOS response-associated peptidase has translation MCNLYTERLSAAEVAAHFGVANPVMSNAGDEVYPGTPGLVIREEAGQRIMQSMTWGFPLRLKGMAPTAKPKPVNNIADLAKPMWKGLAAKPQWRCLIPLTAFAEAEGQKGAKTRTWFNVKGQPIFAWAGLWRVSDEWGPVYSGVMTDCNEAIRPVHDRMPVLLMPDDYERWLHGSFDDAVSFQDRCFPDALIEMTRTSELWVKKKSVVVETPSFL, from the coding sequence ATCTGCAATCTCTACACCGAGCGTCTGAGCGCTGCCGAGGTGGCCGCCCATTTCGGCGTCGCCAACCCGGTCATGTCCAATGCCGGTGACGAGGTCTATCCCGGCACGCCGGGCCTCGTGATCCGGGAGGAAGCCGGGCAGCGCATCATGCAGTCGATGACCTGGGGCTTCCCGTTGCGCCTCAAGGGCATGGCCCCGACGGCAAAGCCCAAGCCTGTCAACAATATTGCCGATCTCGCCAAGCCGATGTGGAAAGGCCTGGCGGCCAAGCCGCAATGGCGCTGCCTCATCCCGCTGACGGCCTTTGCCGAAGCGGAGGGTCAAAAGGGCGCTAAGACCCGGACCTGGTTCAATGTGAAGGGACAGCCGATCTTTGCATGGGCGGGGCTATGGCGCGTGAGCGATGAATGGGGGCCTGTCTATTCGGGCGTAATGACCGATTGCAACGAAGCCATCCGGCCTGTGCATGATCGCATGCCGGTGCTTCTCATGCCAGATGATTATGAGCGGTGGCTTCACGGCTCATTTGATGACGCCGTGTCATTTCAGGACCGCTGCTTTCCCGATGCGTTGATCGAGATGACGCGCACCAGCGAATTATGGGTGAAGAAGAAGTCGGTAGTGGTCGAAACTCCGTCGTTCCTGTGA
- a CDS encoding SOS response-associated peptidase family protein: protein MSRLHCARASIAEIAAHFGVDPLPSVAVPEETVEGLPGLVVFEKGGRRLLRSMTWGFPRLTKDMRARGEEAGRIGLVADLTNPMWEEMVVDPRYRCLIVLTHFANPDGVPGAKTRTWFSVKRQPIIAWAGFCRNLLSEGPVYAGMTMEANAAIPPTNDRMPVLLDPHDYDAWLHGGIQDVIRFQFRSPFAAERMEVQQTEDSWRSKAPPPGTQAQALLL, encoded by the coding sequence ATGTCACGGCTGCATTGCGCGCGGGCGAGCATCGCCGAGATCGCGGCGCACTTCGGGGTCGATCCCTTGCCGTCGGTCGCGGTACCTGAGGAGACGGTGGAAGGGCTGCCGGGGCTGGTCGTCTTCGAGAAAGGCGGCCGGCGCCTGTTGCGGTCCATGACATGGGGTTTTCCGCGCCTGACCAAGGATATGCGCGCGCGCGGCGAAGAAGCGGGGCGGATCGGCTTGGTCGCTGATCTCACCAACCCAATGTGGGAGGAGATGGTGGTCGATCCGCGCTATCGCTGCCTCATCGTGCTCACCCATTTTGCCAATCCCGATGGCGTGCCCGGTGCCAAGACCAGGACCTGGTTTTCGGTGAAGCGCCAGCCGATCATTGCCTGGGCCGGATTCTGCCGAAACCTGCTGAGCGAGGGGCCGGTCTATGCCGGCATGACGATGGAGGCCAATGCCGCGATTCCGCCGACCAACGACCGGATGCCGGTGCTGCTTGATCCCCATGACTATGACGCCTGGCTGCATGGCGGCATCCAGGATGTGATCCGGTTCCAGTTCCGTTCGCCCTTTGCGGCAGAACGGATGGAGGTGCAGCAAACCGAGGATAGCTGGCGCAGCAAGGCGCCGCCGCCCGGAACGCAGGCGCAGGCGCTTTTGCTGTAG
- a CDS encoding ImuA family protein, with protein MSKTAILDELRARIAQVEAVGGRHPVLPFGIDAIDDHLPGGGIATGALHEVAGSPDLSDDAAATIFLAGILARSQGQIIWCLHWRDLFSPALHLAGLHPDRVIFVEAGNDTNVLIAMEECLRHPGLGGVVGELRKMSLTASRRLQLAAEQSGVLAMVFRRAMLPESYAEGSAALTRWRVRAVPSQALGYPGLARPRWSLALERARGTEPQIWTVEGSDETGCLAVPAALVDGSYPSQSRQAA; from the coding sequence ATGTCCAAAACCGCCATCCTCGACGAGCTGCGTGCGCGTATCGCGCAGGTGGAAGCCGTGGGCGGTCGGCATCCGGTGCTGCCCTTCGGCATCGACGCCATTGACGATCATCTGCCGGGCGGCGGCATAGCGACCGGCGCGCTCCATGAGGTCGCCGGCAGTCCGGACCTTTCCGACGATGCAGCCGCGACCATTTTCCTGGCCGGCATTCTCGCGCGGTCGCAGGGCCAGATCATCTGGTGCCTCCACTGGCGCGACCTGTTCTCGCCGGCCCTGCATCTCGCCGGACTCCACCCCGATCGGGTCATCTTCGTGGAAGCGGGCAATGACACCAACGTCCTCATCGCGATGGAGGAATGTTTGCGTCACCCCGGCCTTGGCGGTGTCGTCGGGGAACTGCGGAAAATGTCGCTCACCGCCTCGCGCCGGCTGCAACTGGCCGCCGAACAGTCTGGCGTATTGGCCATGGTCTTTCGCCGCGCCATGCTGCCCGAAAGCTATGCAGAGGGCAGCGCCGCCTTGACCCGCTGGCGGGTGCGCGCCGTGCCCAGCCAGGCGCTCGGCTATCCTGGTCTCGCGCGTCCGCGCTGGTCGCTGGCGCTTGAGCGCGCGCGCGGCACCGAACCCCAAATCTGGACCGTAGAGGGAAGCGATGAGACGGGTTGTCTCGCTGTTCCTGCCGCGCTGGTCGACGGATCGTATCCGTCGCAAAGCCGGCAGGCCGCCTGA